DNA from Thermomicrobium roseum DSM 5159:
CCAAGGCTGATCGTGGTCAGCTTCGAGAGAGCGCGACGCGAGAGGCGTTCGTTGCGGAGCGAGCGCCGGACGGTCTCGCCAACTCAACGAGGTCGTGGCGACGGCAACGTGCGGCAGCGCGCGGGCTGATGCCCTGGAGGGCACCGCGAGACGGAGAGGTGTCTCCCGCAGGCCGACTATTCAGAAGGGTCAGCTCGCGAAGTGCGGCATCACGCGTTCGACGAACGCCTGGAGCGCCTCGAAATCGACCGGTGGTCGAACCGTCACGTTGATCCAGTCCGCTCCAGCCGCATGATACTCCGCGAGCAGTGCGCTGATACGGTCGGGGCCACCGATGAGCCAGCCTGGCTGTTCGAGTGCTTGGGGCCCGACCTGTTCGACCAGTCGCTCACGGAGACGGGACACGGTTCGCTCGTCGTCTTCCGTGGCCATGTAGAGCCCGACCTGAACGGCGATCTGGAGCGTCGCGGGGTCGCGCCCTTCGACCTCGCACCAGTGCTCCAGTGCTGCTCGCTTCTGGCGGAAGCCTTCCGGGCTGACGTAAGGAATGTTCCAGCCATCGGCATGTCGTGCCGCGATGCGGGCTGTCCGGCGCTCACCGGCACCGCCGATCCACAGCGGCAGCCTCGGCTGGAGCGGTTTGGGATAGACGCGGGCCTCACGGAGCTGAATCCAGCGACCCTCGAACGTCACCGCATCTTCCTGGAGGAGCCGGCGCAAGGCCGTGATTCCTTCTTCCAGCTGATCGAGTCGCTCGCGATCGGACAGGAACGGGTAGCCAAAGGCGCGATATTCCGGCTCGTGCCAGCCAGCGCCCAGCCCGACCTCCAATCGCCCGTTGCTCAAGTGATCGATGGTCACGATCGATTTGGCCAGCAGGCCGATGTTGCGGAACTGAACGGCGAAAACCATACAACCGAACCGGATGCGCTGGGTATCGCAAGCGAGTGCAGCGAGCAGGGCGACAGCCTCGTAGTGTGGGATGCGGTCGGATGTCCGGGCATAAAAGTGATCCCAGACCGAAAACCAGGAGAAACCATGGGCATCAGCGAAGCGCCAGAGTTGGCGGAGTTCGTCAGTCGTCGTGTTTTGCGGACCGACATGAATCCCGAACTGCATCCCCGGCATACCGCGCCTCTTTCCCGATTCAGGGTCCGTTCTCGCGAATCATGCTACCGCGGATCGGTTCCCTTGGCTATGGGCGGCCGAGAGCAGTTTGCGGAGCTTGGCCGCCCATGGTCACTCAGGTGACGAGATCCTGCAGGCTGTACAGTCCAGGTGGTCGGCCGATGAGCCGGCGCGCTGCTTCGAGGGCACCCTGCGCGTAGGCCCGGCGACTCTGCACCCAGTGGGTCACCTCGATCGCCTCGTCGTCGGTCGCCAGCAGGACAGTGTGCCGACCGACTTCGCCACCGGCACGGACGGCATGGATGCCGACTTCGCCGGGTTGGCGAGGGGCGGTCCCCGGCCCGCGGCCGTAGACCAGCGGGCTGGGAGCGGGCTCGCGCGCGGCGAGCAGTGTTCGTGCCAGCGCGAGCGCCGTCCCGGAAGGAGCATC
Protein-coding regions in this window:
- a CDS encoding LLM class flavin-dependent oxidoreductase codes for the protein MPGMQFGIHVGPQNTTTDELRQLWRFADAHGFSWFSVWDHFYARTSDRIPHYEAVALLAALACDTQRIRFGCMVFAVQFRNIGLLAKSIVTIDHLSNGRLEVGLGAGWHEPEYRAFGYPFLSDRERLDQLEEGITALRRLLQEDAVTFEGRWIQLREARVYPKPLQPRLPLWIGGAGERRTARIAARHADGWNIPYVSPEGFRQKRAALEHWCEVEGRDPATLQIAVQVGLYMATEDDERTVSRLRERLVEQVGPQALEQPGWLIGGPDRISALLAEYHAAGADWINVTVRPPVDFEALQAFVERVMPHFAS